The proteins below come from a single Candidatus Stygibacter australis genomic window:
- a CDS encoding agmatine deiminase family protein, which produces TYYVIDDPNNTYIDHINCWGKFLDVDKVLIREVPPTHAQYDEIEAVAEYFADQTTSYGNTYQVYRAYSPNDQPYTNALILNDHVYVPLTGGSYDDEVLAVYEEAMPGYTVVGVFSGPQPWESTDALHCRVIGIADREMLYIYHLPYLDEQPVDVDLVVSCDITPYSGAEILYEEVFLYYRIGVEEYQQELMLNVEDNTFEATIPGQPEGSMVSYYISAFDEETHSAFHPLIGEADPHVYYAGGQQYPVLDVDPEVINMEMPANSTATQELQLTNTGGGVINYSIEFQDTSRDITGSYVICDDQFFNPGETIDLDFTVYNNSSDDEWIQNVTIDFPEGFEVIGATDFWGGSGGLIRYEGAQGNGALVSWYGETSNGWGVLHDDESAFCTVEVNVAPDFSGNALLDWTITGDSFGAEPHTVSGDIELEIYGDLVGWITASQFSGDLWAMETDIINLMFDTADMEEGNYSCSLIINWEQDEEIIPVNLTVSSQPADEDEVAPLITSAVVYPNPFRGNGQRDLITLEFSIAEPVNDLEITVYNLKGQKVADLYQGEMTSGEHQIYWNGKTVTGQEAAAGLYFYKLSSTEFSMYKKAIILK; this is translated from the coding sequence AACTTATTACGTGATAGATGACCCTAATAATACTTATATTGACCATATAAATTGCTGGGGTAAATTCCTGGATGTCGATAAAGTGTTGATCAGAGAAGTCCCGCCCACTCATGCTCAATATGACGAGATTGAGGCAGTGGCGGAGTATTTTGCAGATCAAACCACTTCCTATGGTAACACATACCAGGTATATAGAGCATATTCTCCCAATGACCAGCCTTATACCAATGCACTGATCCTCAATGATCATGTTTATGTGCCGCTTACAGGTGGGTCTTATGATGATGAAGTTCTGGCAGTTTATGAAGAAGCAATGCCGGGTTATACTGTTGTTGGGGTTTTCAGCGGTCCCCAGCCCTGGGAATCCACCGATGCTTTGCATTGCAGAGTAATAGGTATTGCAGATCGCGAAATGCTGTATATCTACCATTTACCTTATCTGGATGAGCAGCCGGTAGATGTTGATCTTGTCGTTTCCTGTGATATCACTCCTTACAGTGGAGCAGAAATACTCTATGAAGAAGTATTCCTGTACTACAGGATTGGGGTGGAAGAATATCAGCAGGAGCTGATGCTCAATGTGGAAGATAATACTTTTGAAGCCACGATTCCTGGGCAACCAGAAGGATCAATGGTTTCCTATTATATCAGTGCTTTTGACGAAGAAACTCATTCTGCTTTTCATCCCTTGATAGGGGAAGCTGATCCTCACGTCTATTACGCAGGTGGGCAGCAGTATCCTGTTCTGGATGTGGATCCTGAGGTCATAAATATGGAAATGCCGGCAAATTCGACTGCTACCCAGGAGCTGCAGCTTACGAACACAGGTGGTGGTGTGATCAATTACAGTATCGAATTCCAGGATACAAGCCGAGATATAACCGGCAGCTATGTGATTTGTGATGATCAGTTCTTTAATCCCGGAGAAACAATTGATCTTGATTTCACAGTATATAATAACAGTTCTGATGATGAATGGATCCAGAACGTTACTATCGACTTCCCAGAAGGTTTTGAAGTGATTGGAGCTACAGATTTTTGGGGCGGTTCTGGCGGACTGATAAGATATGAGGGGGCACAGGGTAATGGAGCTCTGGTATCATGGTATGGAGAAACATCAAATGGCTGGGGAGTTCTTCATGATGATGAGTCAGCTTTTTGTACAGTGGAGGTAAATGTAGCACCCGATTTTTCTGGTAACGCATTATTGGATTGGACAATCACGGGTGATAGCTTTGGAGCAGAACCGCATACAGTTTCTGGAGATATTGAGCTGGAAATCTATGGTGATTTAGTCGGCTGGATCACTGCCAGTCAATTTAGCGGTGACCTCTGGGCAATGGAAACAGATATAATCAACTTAATGTTCGATACAGCAGACATGGAAGAAGGTAATTATTCATGCAGCCTGATCATCAATTGGGAACAAGATGAAGAGATCATTCCGGTAAATTTAACCGTTAGCTCTCAACCTGCTGATGAAGACGAGGTAGCACCCCTGATCACCTCAGCAGTAGTATATCCCAATCCTTTCCGTGGTAATGGGCAGCGTGATCTGATTACTCTGGAATTCAGCATAGCTGAACCAGTAAATGATCTTGAGATCACAGTCTATAACCTGAAAGGACAAAAAGTAGCAGATCTATATCAAGGAGAAATGACATCAGGTGAACATCAGATATACTGGAATGGAAAAACCGTAACAGGTCAGGAAGCAGCAGCAGGATTATATTTCTATAAACTAAGCAGCACCGAATTCAGCATGTACAAAAAAGCGATAATATTGAAATAA